Proteins encoded in a region of the Elizabethkingia bruuniana genome:
- a CDS encoding VOC family protein produces the protein MKIEHIALWVEDLETIRSFYEKYFSAVSNEKYINPVKQFQSYFLSFPHGDCRIELMQRPDIIKSTHDYEKQTMGIIHFAISLGSREKVDKLTQQLEADGYAIAGFPRLTGDGYYESVVLDPEKNIIEITE, from the coding sequence TTTAGAAACCATTAGATCTTTTTATGAAAAATATTTCAGTGCTGTTTCTAACGAAAAATATATCAATCCTGTAAAACAATTCCAATCCTATTTTTTAAGCTTTCCGCACGGAGACTGCAGAATAGAACTGATGCAGAGACCTGATATTATCAAGTCTACACATGATTATGAGAAACAAACTATGGGAATTATTCATTTTGCTATTAGCCTTGGAAGCAGAGAAAAAGTAGATAAGCTAACCCAACAGCTTGAGGCGGACGGATATGCTATCGCTGGTTTTCCCAGACTTACAGGCGATGGATATTACGAAAGTGTAGTCCTTGACCCGGAAAAAAATATTATAGAAATCACCGAATAA